Genomic DNA from bacterium:
AGAGGAGCAGCCGTTAAGAAGCGTGAAGATACCCATCGCATGGCGGAAGCAAACAAAGCATTTGCACACTTTCGCTGGTAGAATTGTTCGCAGTAGTAGAACTGTTCGCGGTCGTAGAATTGTTCGCGGTAGTGGCTCTGTATTGTTCAAGAGCTGTATTGCACCCAAATCAGCATCGTTCCGCGTAGGGTGCTAGCTCACGAAGCTCCGTTCCTTTCATATAAGCGCCTTCTGTGTAAGCAAAGTGCCGTCCTGTATACAAATCGAGTTTTTTGGTTAGTATAGGGGCTGTGTCTTGTGGGGGCTGTGTCTTGTGGGGGCTGTGTTTTATGGAGAGCCTGTTCGGCTTCGGAGGGTTCCTCAGAGTACATTCCCATTTCTCTAAGAGGTAGATAGTGTCAAAGAAAACAACATCAACGATGGACCTCTCAAAAACCCGTAATATCGGAATCATGGCTCATATCGATGCTGGTAAGACGACTACTACAGAACGCATTCTTTTCTATACCGGGATTAATTACAAAATTGGAGAAGTGCACGAAGGTGCTGCCACCATGGACTATATGGAGTTGGAGCAGGAGCGTGGGATTACCATTACCTCGGCGGCAACAACGTGTAGTTGGTCGGGAGCTGAAGGAGGATTGCCAGAGCATAAAGTCAATATCATTGATACCCCAGGACACGTGGACTTCACCATTGAGGTAGAGCGAAGTCTGCGGGTACTCGATGGAGCCGTTGCCGTTTTTGATGCAGTCAACGGGGTAGAGCCTCAGTCAGAGACGGTGTGGCGTCAGGCAACCAAATTCGGAGTTCCTCGTTTTTGCTTCATAAATAAAATGGATAAGACCGGGGCCGATTTTGACTATGCGGTGAGTACAATCCGTGAGCGACTTGGGGCTAAGGCCGTTCCCCTCCAAGTTATGATCGGGCAAGAGGGTGAGTTTGCTGGAGTTGTCGACCTCGTAGAAATGAAGGCGTATTACTACATTGATGAGTCAAAAGGGGCGCAATACGAAACGCGAGATGTTCCTGACGAGTTGATGGATAAAGTGATGTCTGCAAGAGAGTTTCTCTTTGAGAGTATCGCTGACTGTGATGATCACTTCATGGAGCGTTACCTTTCTGGTGAGGAGTTAACCCCTGATGAGATTCGCACTTGCATTCGAAAAGGCACTTTAGCGCGACAAATATATCCAGTATTAGGGGGGAGCTCTTTCAAGAATAAAGGGGTTCAGCCACTGCTCGATGCAGTAATCCACTATCTCCCTTCTCCCCTTGACGTTCCCCCAGTTCACGGTTTTAAGCCTGATTCAAAGGAAGGGGAAGAGGTTTCTGTAGTTCGCACTGCTGATGAAAGTGAGCCGTTCAGTGCGCTTGCCTTTAAAATAGTGACAGATCCATTTGTGGGAGTGCTCACGTTTTTCCGAGTGTATTCTGGAGTTCTGGAGACAGGAGCGACGATCTTGAATGCAACTCGAGGAAAAAAAGAGAGAATCGGAAGACTCGTTCGAATGCATGCTGATGATCGAGAGGAGGTCAAGCGTATTGGTGTTGGTGATATCGGGGCGGCAGTTGGATTGAAAGAAACCTTCACAGGAGATACGTTGTGCGAAGTTTCGCAACCCATTCTTCTTGAAAGTATATACGCTCCCGATCCAGTAATCGGTGTGGCTATTGAGCCAAAGTCAAAAGCCGATGAAGAAAAAATGGGGCTAGCGCTGG
This window encodes:
- the fusA gene encoding elongation factor G — its product is MDLSKTRNIGIMAHIDAGKTTTTERILFYTGINYKIGEVHEGAATMDYMELEQERGITITSAATTCSWSGAEGGLPEHKVNIIDTPGHVDFTIEVERSLRVLDGAVAVFDAVNGVEPQSETVWRQATKFGVPRFCFINKMDKTGADFDYAVSTIRERLGAKAVPLQVMIGQEGEFAGVVDLVEMKAYYYIDESKGAQYETRDVPDELMDKVMSAREFLFESIADCDDHFMERYLSGEELTPDEIRTCIRKGTLARQIYPVLGGSSFKNKGVQPLLDAVIHYLPSPLDVPPVHGFKPDSKEGEEVSVVRTADESEPFSALAFKIVTDPFVGVLTFFRVYSGVLETGATILNATRGKKERIGRLVRMHADDREEVKRIGVGDIGAAVGLKETFTGDTLCEVSQPILLESIYAPDPVIGVAIEPKSKADEEKMGLALVKLAKEDPSLRMETDPESGQTILHGMGELHLEIIKSRLEREFSVQTTVGKPQVAYRETIVAPKTEHELKYAKQTGGRGQFGHVFLRLEPLSSGSGFEFVDEIKGGIIPKEYVPAVKNGVEEALRGGIYAGYP